From a single Streptomyces misionensis genomic region:
- a CDS encoding lactonase family protein, with protein MDTEAAAGGGWSRRRFIGVGAGAAAVVAVPSPAAPPPSAARAADPRRPPGDRSAGPRPLYVGTYTSAPGGGTGIGLASYDPESGAITGSGTLTGVPDPSYLAVHPDGRTLYAVDERQDGGVTAVRLADRRILGTRSTGGAGPCHLSVHPCGRWLLSANYGSGSVAVHPIAASGALGERTDLVTHTSPAPGPGQEGPHAHQFTTAPDGRHLLAVDLGTDTVYTYRLDTAKGTLTETGQAHTRPGAGPRHLTFHPGGRHAYLANEVDDTIAVCAYDPPSGRLTIGAPQSTGSSGDVTNYPAQILVTGDGRYAFLANRGHNSLARYAVEAEGSRLRLLGTVPVGGDFPRQIAFSPDGRLLFAANQRSGTVTVFHVDTDRGELRLAGEPFASPVAVCALPL; from the coding sequence ATGGACACGGAGGCAGCGGCGGGCGGCGGCTGGAGCAGGCGCCGGTTCATCGGGGTGGGCGCGGGCGCGGCGGCCGTGGTCGCGGTGCCGTCGCCGGCCGCCCCTCCCCCGAGCGCCGCGCGGGCCGCGGACCCGCGGCGGCCGCCCGGCGACCGCTCCGCGGGGCCGCGCCCGCTGTACGTGGGCACCTACACCTCCGCCCCGGGCGGCGGCACCGGCATCGGGCTCGCCTCCTACGACCCGGAATCCGGTGCGATCACGGGCTCCGGCACGCTCACCGGGGTCCCCGACCCGTCGTACCTCGCCGTGCACCCGGACGGGCGCACGCTGTACGCGGTGGACGAGCGGCAGGACGGCGGGGTGACGGCCGTACGCCTGGCGGACCGGCGGATCCTCGGCACGCGGAGCACCGGGGGCGCCGGGCCCTGCCATCTGTCGGTGCACCCCTGCGGGCGCTGGCTGCTCAGCGCGAACTACGGCTCCGGCAGTGTCGCCGTGCATCCGATCGCCGCCTCGGGCGCCCTGGGCGAGCGCACCGACCTGGTCACGCACACCTCCCCGGCGCCCGGTCCGGGCCAGGAGGGACCGCACGCCCACCAGTTCACGACCGCTCCGGACGGCCGGCATCTGCTCGCGGTGGACCTCGGCACGGACACCGTCTACACGTACCGCCTGGACACGGCGAAGGGCACGCTCACCGAGACCGGCCAGGCGCACACCCGGCCGGGCGCGGGGCCCCGCCATCTGACCTTCCATCCGGGCGGGCGGCACGCCTATCTGGCCAACGAGGTCGACGACACGATCGCCGTCTGCGCCTACGACCCGCCCTCCGGCCGGCTGACGATCGGCGCGCCGCAGTCCACGGGCTCCTCGGGGGACGTCACCAACTACCCGGCGCAGATCCTGGTCACGGGCGACGGCCGGTACGCCTTCCTGGCCAACCGCGGCCACAACAGCCTGGCGAGGTACGCGGTGGAGGCCGAGGGGTCCCGGCTGCGGCTGCTGGGCACGGTGCCGGTCGGCGGGGACTTCCCGCGGCAGATCGCGTTCTCGCCGGACGGCCGGCTGCTGTTCGCCGCCAACCAGCGCTCGGGCACGGTCACCGTCTTCCACGTCGACACCGATCGCGGTGAACTGCGGCTCGCCGGCGAGCCGTTCGCGTCACCCGTCGCCGTCTGCGCGCTGCCGCTGTAG
- a CDS encoding cytochrome P450, translated as MAGTAEGPRSSGAARGAGPAESALPKGFRSAELGWPELHRIPHPRHRLPLLGDVLGVDRNRPVQDSMRLGRELGPIFRRRIFGKEFVMVWGAEPAADLADESRFAKHVGLGVANLRPVAGDGLFTAYNHEPNWQLAHDVLVPGFSREAMAGYHGMMLTVAGRLTDHWDRELAAGRAVDVPGDMTKLTLETIARTGFGHDFGSFERDRPHPFVTAMVGTLSYAQRLNSVPAPLAPLVLRGAARRNAADMALLNRTVDALVAQRRRSGDGEGDLLDRMLATAHPETGEKLSPQNVRRQVITFLVAGHETTSGALSFALYYLARHPEIAAKARAEVDRVWGGTARPGYEQVAKLRYVRRVLDESLRLWPTAPGYAREALRDTVLAGDHPMRRGAWALVLAPLLHRDPGVWGEDAERFDPDRFEPRAVRTRPPHTFKPFGTGVRACIGRQFALHEATLVLALLLRRYEFRADPGYRLTITERLTLMPQGFRLHLERRRPEGPEPAAPQEAAPRAREDDTAPAEGCPLHTAGSQAAPGAPA; from the coding sequence ATGGCGGGTACGGCGGAGGGACCACGTTCGAGCGGGGCCGCACGGGGCGCGGGCCCGGCCGAGTCCGCGCTGCCGAAGGGGTTCCGCAGCGCCGAGCTGGGCTGGCCCGAGCTGCACCGCATCCCGCACCCCCGCCACCGGCTGCCGCTGCTCGGCGATGTGCTGGGCGTCGACCGGAACCGGCCCGTACAGGACTCGATGCGCCTCGGACGCGAGCTGGGGCCGATCTTCCGGCGGCGGATCTTCGGCAAGGAGTTCGTCATGGTGTGGGGCGCGGAGCCGGCCGCCGACCTCGCCGACGAGTCACGGTTCGCCAAGCACGTCGGCCTCGGCGTGGCCAACCTCCGGCCGGTCGCCGGGGACGGGCTGTTCACCGCCTACAACCACGAGCCCAACTGGCAGCTGGCCCACGATGTGCTGGTGCCCGGGTTCAGCCGGGAGGCGATGGCGGGCTACCACGGGATGATGCTGACGGTCGCCGGGCGGCTGACCGACCACTGGGACCGGGAACTGGCCGCCGGCCGCGCGGTGGACGTGCCCGGGGACATGACCAAGCTGACCCTGGAGACGATCGCCCGGACCGGGTTCGGGCACGACTTCGGCTCCTTCGAACGGGACCGGCCGCACCCTTTCGTCACGGCCATGGTCGGCACGCTCTCCTACGCGCAGCGGCTCAACAGCGTGCCCGCCCCGCTGGCCCCGCTGGTGCTGCGCGGCGCCGCCCGGCGCAACGCGGCCGACATGGCCCTGCTGAACCGTACGGTCGACGCGCTGGTCGCGCAGCGGCGCCGGTCGGGCGACGGGGAGGGCGACCTGCTGGACCGGATGCTGGCCACCGCGCACCCGGAGACCGGCGAGAAGCTCTCCCCGCAGAACGTCCGCAGGCAGGTGATCACGTTCCTGGTGGCGGGCCACGAGACCACGTCCGGCGCGCTCTCCTTCGCCCTGTACTACCTCGCCCGGCACCCGGAGATCGCCGCGAAGGCGCGGGCCGAGGTGGACCGCGTCTGGGGCGGCACCGCGCGGCCCGGCTACGAACAGGTGGCCAAGCTGCGCTATGTGCGCCGGGTGCTGGACGAGTCCCTGCGGCTGTGGCCGACCGCGCCCGGCTACGCCCGCGAGGCCCTGCGGGACACGGTGCTCGCCGGGGACCATCCGATGCGCCGGGGGGCGTGGGCGCTGGTCCTCGCGCCCCTGCTGCACCGCGACCCGGGGGTGTGGGGCGAGGACGCCGAGCGTTTCGACCCGGACCGCTTCGAGCCCCGGGCGGTCCGCACCCGCCCGCCGCACACCTTCAAGCCCTTCGGCACGGGCGTACGGGCCTGCATCGGCCGCCAGTTCGCCCTGCACGAGGCCACCCTGGTCCTGGCCCTGCTGCTGCGCCGCTACGAATTCCGGGCGGACCCCGGCTACCGGCTGACGATCACGGAGCGGCTGACCTTGATGCCGCAGGGGTTCCGGCTGCACCTGGAGCGCAGGCGGCCGGAGGGACCGGAGCCCGCGGCCCCGCAGGAGGCGGCGCCGCGGGCCCGGGAGGACGACACGGCGCCCGCCGAGGGGTGCCCGCTGCACACGGCCGGCAGCCAGGCGGCACCCGGCGCCCCGGCGTAG
- a CDS encoding TetR/AcrR family transcriptional regulator, producing the protein MPANQGERARRRLSTGERREQLLSVGARLFSESPYDDVWIERVADLAGVSRGLLYHYFPTKRDFFAAVVERESERMLRMTAAEPGVPVREQLTAGLDTYLGYVQAHAHGFRAFHRADAAGDQAVRRVYRRALAAQEKQILAALAADPEFGPVCERGPQLRLAVRGWLAFTTAVCLEWLRDGEASREQVRDLCARALLGAIA; encoded by the coding sequence ATGCCCGCGAACCAGGGGGAACGCGCCCGGCGCCGACTCAGTACCGGGGAACGCCGTGAGCAGCTGCTGTCGGTCGGCGCGCGGCTGTTCTCGGAGAGTCCCTACGACGACGTGTGGATCGAGCGGGTCGCCGATCTCGCCGGGGTCTCCCGGGGGCTGCTGTACCACTACTTCCCGACCAAGCGGGACTTCTTCGCCGCGGTCGTGGAGCGTGAGAGCGAGCGGATGCTGCGCATGACGGCGGCCGAGCCCGGCGTGCCGGTGCGCGAGCAGCTGACCGCCGGGCTCGACACCTATCTCGGCTACGTCCAGGCCCACGCCCATGGCTTCCGCGCCTTCCACCGCGCCGACGCCGCCGGCGACCAGGCCGTGCGCAGGGTCTACCGGCGGGCCCTGGCCGCCCAGGAGAAGCAGATCCTGGCCGCCCTCGCGGCCGACCCCGAGTTCGGGCCCGTCTGCGAGCGCGGCCCGCAGCTGCGGCTGGCCGTGCGCGGCTGGCTCGCCTTCACCACCGCCGTCTGCCTGGAGTGGCTGCGCGACGGCGAGGCGAGCCGGGAGCAGGTGCGCGATCTGTGCGCGCGGGCACTGCTGGGTGCCATCGCCTGA
- a CDS encoding FBP domain-containing protein, whose protein sequence is MRSLTEQDIRGSFVNCSKGEAKRLAIPRDLDERPWDDLDFLGWRDPGAPDRSYLVTERADRLVGIALRFPASQRGFLHRSMCSVCLTTHPGGGVSLMTARKAGTAGREGNSVGLYMCTDLACSLYVRGKKVPESGTRFEESLTLEEQIARTAGNLAAFVDKLYA, encoded by the coding sequence ATGAGATCGCTCACCGAGCAGGACATCCGCGGCTCTTTCGTGAACTGCTCCAAGGGGGAGGCCAAGCGGCTGGCGATACCCCGGGACCTCGACGAACGGCCGTGGGACGATCTGGACTTCCTCGGCTGGCGGGACCCGGGCGCGCCCGACCGCAGCTATCTGGTGACCGAGCGGGCGGACCGGCTCGTGGGCATCGCGCTGCGCTTCCCGGCGTCCCAGCGCGGCTTCCTGCACCGCAGCATGTGCTCGGTGTGCCTGACCACGCACCCCGGCGGCGGCGTGTCGCTGATGACCGCGCGCAAGGCGGGCACGGCGGGCCGCGAGGGCAACTCGGTGGGCCTGTACATGTGTACGGACCTGGCGTGTTCCCTGTACGTCCGCGGCAAGAAGGTGCCCGAGTCCGGTACGCGGTTCGAGGAGAGCCTGACGCTGGAGGAGCAGATCGCGCGGACGGCCGGCAACCTGGCCGCCTTCGTCGACAAGCTCTACGCCTAG
- a CDS encoding DUF2470 domain-containing protein, translated as MDDTQEWTAAPGAAERARSVLVAAWSCAVTAGGTREEYVGAHTVADDGAVLLAVPEDSDLPAAARQGTRAVLEFADVAPVPVRDRVRARLWLAGRLAPAPDGGALRCHPDRVLLRRAGGSVLVEPDEFTAARPDPLATAEARLLTHLADAHPDAVRRLTRLVRPESLHAATRVLPLAVDRHGLTLRIERTRAHGDVRLPFHRPADDLAQLTERVHALLAQAGRAGCPRTLQRQRADGDG; from the coding sequence ATGGATGACACGCAGGAGTGGACGGCCGCCCCCGGCGCGGCGGAACGAGCGCGGTCGGTGCTCGTCGCCGCATGGTCGTGCGCGGTGACCGCGGGCGGCACGCGCGAGGAGTACGTCGGCGCGCACACCGTGGCCGACGACGGCGCGGTCCTGCTCGCGGTGCCCGAGGACAGCGACCTCCCCGCGGCGGCGCGGCAGGGCACCCGCGCGGTACTGGAGTTCGCCGACGTGGCGCCCGTACCCGTGCGCGACCGTGTCCGCGCCCGCCTCTGGCTGGCCGGCCGCCTCGCCCCGGCCCCCGACGGCGGCGCCCTGCGCTGCCACCCCGACCGCGTGCTGCTGCGGCGTGCCGGCGGCTCCGTACTCGTCGAACCGGACGAGTTCACCGCCGCCCGCCCCGATCCGCTGGCCACCGCCGAGGCCCGGCTGCTCACCCACCTCGCCGACGCCCACCCGGACGCCGTGCGGCGCCTCACCCGGCTGGTACGGCCCGAGAGCCTGCACGCGGCGACCCGCGTACTGCCCCTCGCCGTCGACCGGCACGGGCTGACCCTGCGCATCGAACGCACCCGCGCCCACGGCGACGTACGCCTGCCTTTCCACCGCCCCGCCGACGACCTCGCCCAGCTCACCGAGCGGGTGCACGCCCTGCTGGCGCAGGCGGGCCGCGCAGGCTGCCCCCGGACGCTACAGCGGCAGCGCGCAGACGGCGACGGGTGA
- a CDS encoding DUF3626 domain-containing protein yields MDFPGFPDGLPLRAHRALRHVTARASGPALVPGPHITLNFHPDRLSGGLSVLDSLARDGVYHSQFVTGTSNGGLTAHPGGDRWRWESRIFGGAYDDAEPAERPVYGALDFRRQPGGAAPRFGSSFLRLAAPVAHRATFCYPDSAAEPADFGVASAMPLIALAEADERDALDDYIECHVHGGVLLTRDVRALVLDPSFRGTPVEAAARRLPFPLEWHPGYRLTADRLHHHADYRGAEYTRLGARIAERGVLTPRIIGDAARTGRYDLQDLKKVWHVLARFGAVREPSGVGN; encoded by the coding sequence ATGGATTTCCCGGGCTTTCCGGACGGCCTGCCGTTACGCGCCCACCGGGCCCTGCGGCACGTGACCGCCCGCGCGTCCGGGCCCGCGCTCGTCCCCGGCCCGCACATCACCCTGAACTTCCACCCGGACCGGCTGTCGGGCGGGCTCTCCGTCCTCGACTCCCTCGCCCGGGACGGCGTCTACCACTCCCAGTTCGTCACCGGCACGAGCAACGGCGGGCTCACGGCACACCCGGGCGGCGACCGCTGGCGCTGGGAGAGCCGGATCTTCGGCGGCGCCTACGACGACGCCGAGCCGGCGGAGCGGCCGGTGTACGGCGCCCTGGACTTCCGCCGCCAACCGGGGGGCGCCGCGCCGCGGTTCGGCTCCTCGTTCCTGCGGCTGGCCGCACCCGTCGCGCACCGGGCCACCTTCTGCTACCCGGACAGCGCGGCCGAGCCCGCCGACTTCGGGGTGGCGAGCGCGATGCCGCTGATCGCGCTCGCCGAGGCGGACGAGCGGGACGCGCTCGACGACTACATCGAGTGCCATGTGCACGGGGGCGTGCTGCTCACCCGGGACGTGCGGGCGCTGGTACTGGACCCGAGCTTCCGGGGCACACCCGTGGAGGCGGCGGCCCGGCGGCTGCCGTTCCCGCTGGAGTGGCACCCCGGCTACCGGCTCACCGCCGACCGGCTGCACCACCACGCCGACTACCGGGGCGCCGAGTACACCCGTCTGGGCGCCCGGATCGCGGAGCGGGGCGTACTCACCCCGCGGATCATCGGCGACGCGGCCCGCACCGGCCGCTACGACCTCCAGGACCTGAAGAAGGTCTGGCACGTCCTGGCCCGTTTCGGCGCGGTCCGGGAGCCGTCCGGGGTCGGGAACTGA
- a CDS encoding FUSC family protein yields MYDVRKGIEGLRRLVMRRREPVVVQTLRSAAAATVAYVIALRLSPEPAPLTSPLTALLVVQVTFYATLTNGIRRVNAVVAGVLVAIAFSVLVGLTWWSLALLIVAALAVGHLVRVDEYVAEVAISAMLVLGVTTVGFTAWARIVETLIGAVVGTACNLLLPPPVWVDAAGRSIADLARRVRQLMLRMGEEAAGHIPWQRAAERLHEARRLDQYIAEVDASLRQAEDSLRLNPRVKEGLLHRVVLRTGLDTLEICTVVLRVLARSFTDLAKARGSEDLFPPRVGAVVEELLSEIGDAVVSFAVLVTAHLSADAESAEARLTAELHTAAGTRDRLAELLREEVRRDWANWQLLGAVLTETTRIIDELNTEHRTRRLLEELDRVSAEQRAKLPRMTRMRERLGIQEKLWSDRAGFGDRTP; encoded by the coding sequence ATGTACGACGTACGCAAGGGGATCGAGGGACTGCGGCGCCTGGTGATGCGCCGCCGGGAGCCGGTGGTCGTCCAGACGCTGCGGTCTGCCGCGGCGGCGACGGTCGCCTATGTCATCGCGCTCCGGCTGAGTCCCGAGCCCGCCCCGCTGACCTCGCCCCTGACCGCGCTGCTGGTGGTCCAGGTGACCTTCTACGCCACGCTGACCAACGGCATCCGGCGGGTGAACGCGGTGGTGGCCGGTGTGCTGGTCGCCATCGCCTTCAGTGTGCTGGTGGGCCTGACCTGGTGGAGCCTGGCGCTGCTGATCGTGGCCGCACTGGCGGTGGGCCATCTGGTACGGGTGGACGAGTACGTCGCCGAGGTGGCGATCAGCGCGATGCTGGTGCTGGGGGTGACCACGGTCGGCTTCACCGCCTGGGCGCGGATCGTGGAGACGCTGATCGGCGCGGTCGTGGGCACCGCCTGCAATCTGCTGCTGCCGCCGCCGGTGTGGGTGGACGCGGCGGGCCGGTCGATCGCGGACCTGGCGCGCCGGGTGCGGCAGTTGATGCTGCGGATGGGTGAGGAGGCCGCCGGCCACATCCCCTGGCAGCGGGCGGCCGAGCGGCTGCACGAGGCACGCCGGCTGGACCAGTACATCGCCGAGGTGGACGCCTCGCTGCGGCAGGCCGAGGACAGTCTGCGGCTCAATCCGCGGGTCAAGGAGGGTCTGCTGCACCGGGTGGTGCTCCGTACCGGCCTGGACACGCTGGAGATCTGCACGGTGGTGCTGCGGGTGCTGGCCCGTTCCTTCACCGACCTGGCCAAGGCGCGCGGCTCCGAGGACCTGTTCCCGCCCCGGGTCGGGGCGGTGGTGGAGGAGCTGCTGTCGGAGATCGGCGACGCGGTGGTCAGTTTCGCGGTGCTGGTGACCGCCCATCTGAGTGCGGACGCCGAGTCGGCGGAGGCACGGCTGACGGCCGAGCTGCACACCGCGGCCGGCACCCGGGACCGGCTGGCCGAGCTGCTGCGCGAGGAGGTCCGCAGGGACTGGGCGAACTGGCAACTGCTGGGCGCCGTACTGACCGAGACGACCCGGATCATCGACGAGCTGAACACCGAGCACCGCACCCGGCGCCTGCTGGAGGAGCTGGACCGGGTCTCCGCCGAGCAGCGTGCCAAGCTGCCCCGGATGACGCGGATGCGCGAGCGGCTCGGCATCCAGGAGAAGCTGTGGAGCGACCGGGCGGGGTTCGGCGACCGCACTCCGTGA
- a CDS encoding PAS domain S-box protein, whose protein sequence is METGDAVVWRNRALTLFDRVAVPVAVCDAYGRVVLANPAMAAECGTTPGRLRGRDVLELFRPQRATQVERIAEALRLRRRSRYRVSVCWRAPDGGERYGELTADPVSDSVEETPALLVMLRIEDERPAAPPVPAPAPVTPVEGRVLALLASGATTARAARELGLTTDGVNYHLRRLSARWGAANRTELVARAYASGVLAPGVWPPAAP, encoded by the coding sequence GTGGAGACGGGCGACGCCGTGGTCTGGCGCAACCGCGCCCTGACCCTGTTCGACCGGGTGGCGGTGCCGGTCGCGGTGTGCGACGCGTACGGCCGTGTCGTGCTCGCCAATCCCGCGATGGCCGCGGAGTGCGGCACGACGCCGGGGCGGCTGCGCGGCCGGGACGTGCTGGAGCTGTTCCGCCCGCAGCGGGCCACGCAGGTGGAGCGGATCGCCGAGGCGCTGCGGCTGCGGCGCCGCTCGCGCTACCGGGTCTCGGTGTGCTGGCGGGCGCCGGACGGGGGCGAGCGGTACGGGGAGCTGACCGCGGACCCGGTGAGCGACAGTGTGGAGGAGACGCCCGCGCTGCTGGTGATGCTGCGGATCGAGGACGAGCGCCCCGCCGCCCCGCCGGTTCCCGCCCCGGCGCCGGTCACCCCCGTGGAGGGCCGGGTGCTGGCCCTGCTGGCCTCGGGCGCCACCACGGCCCGCGCCGCCCGCGAACTCGGCCTCACCACCGACGGCGTCAACTACCACCTCCGCCGTCTCTCCGCCCGCTGGGGCGCCGCCAACCGCACCGAACTGGTGGCTCGCGCCTACGCGTCGGGGGTGCTGGCCCCCGGGGTGTGGCCGCCTGCGGCACCCTGA